A single window of Pseudomonas lijiangensis DNA harbors:
- a CDS encoding putative RNA methyltransferase, with the protein MLTCPICSAPLGAADNGVVCPANHRFDRARQGYLNLLPVQHKNSRDPGDNQAMVEARRDFLNAGHYAPVAQRLAELAAERAPARWLDIGCGEGYYTAQIAEALPDADGYALDISREAVKRACRRNPKLTWMVASMARVPLPDASCQFLASVFSPLDWKEAKRLLTPGGGLMRVGPTNDHLMELRQRLYDEVRDYADDKHLALVPEGMQLQHSETLRYTLKLIDGQSRADLLAMTPHGWRASAERRKAVIEHPGPFKVTVSMRYDYFVLL; encoded by the coding sequence ATGCTGACCTGCCCAATCTGTTCGGCGCCTCTGGGCGCCGCCGACAATGGCGTGGTCTGCCCAGCCAATCACCGCTTCGACCGTGCACGTCAGGGCTATCTGAACCTGTTGCCGGTGCAGCACAAGAACAGCCGTGACCCTGGCGACAATCAGGCCATGGTCGAGGCCCGACGCGACTTCCTGAATGCCGGGCATTACGCGCCGGTGGCTCAGCGTCTGGCGGAACTGGCTGCCGAACGTGCCCCGGCTCGCTGGCTGGATATCGGCTGTGGCGAGGGTTACTACACGGCGCAGATCGCCGAAGCCCTGCCTGATGCCGATGGTTATGCGCTGGATATTTCCCGCGAAGCGGTCAAGCGCGCCTGCCGCCGTAACCCGAAGCTGACCTGGATGGTCGCCAGCATGGCCCGCGTGCCACTGCCGGACGCCAGTTGCCAATTCCTGGCCAGCGTTTTCAGCCCTCTGGACTGGAAAGAAGCCAAGCGTTTGCTGACTCCAGGCGGCGGACTGATGCGCGTCGGCCCCACCAACGACCACCTGATGGAACTGCGCCAGCGGCTCTACGATGAAGTTCGCGATTATGCCGACGACAAGCACCTGGCTCTTGTGCCGGAAGGCATGCAGTTACAACACAGCGAAACCCTGCGCTACACCCTGAAGCTGATCGACGGGCAGTCCCGCGCCGACCTGCTGGCCATGACGCCCCATGGATGGCGTGCCAGCGCCGAGCGCCGCAAGGCTGTCATCGAGCATCCCGGACCGTTCAAGGTCACCGTTTCCATGCGCTACGATTATTTCGTGCTGCTGTAG
- the dapE gene encoding succinyl-diaminopimelate desuccinylase produces the protein MTAPADLSPTLQLACDLIRRPSVTPVDADCQTVMMQRLGDAGFKLEPMRIEDVDNFWATHGSSEGPVLCFAGHTDVVPTGPVKAWQTDPFDALIDEHGMLCGRGAADMKGSLAAMVVACERFVSDYPDHKGSVAFLITSDEEGPAHHGTKAVVERLAARKERLDWCIVGEPSSTTLVGDVVKNGRRGSLGAKLTVRGIQGHVAYPHLAKNPIHLAAPALAELAAEHWDDGNAFFPPTSFQISNLNSGTGATNVIPGDLVAVFNFRFSTESTVEGLQQRVAAILDKHDLDWHVDWALSGLPFLTEPGALLDAVSDSIRKVTGRETKASTSGGTSDGRFIATLGTQVVELGPVNATIHQVNERILASDLDVLTEIYYQTMVKLLA, from the coding sequence ATGACAGCCCCAGCCGACCTTTCGCCCACGCTTCAACTTGCCTGCGACCTGATTCGCCGTCCTTCGGTCACGCCGGTCGATGCCGATTGCCAGACCGTGATGATGCAGCGCCTGGGCGATGCCGGTTTCAAACTGGAGCCAATGCGCATCGAAGATGTCGACAACTTCTGGGCAACCCACGGCAGCAGCGAAGGTCCGGTACTGTGCTTCGCCGGTCACACCGATGTGGTGCCGACCGGCCCGGTCAAGGCCTGGCAGACCGACCCGTTCGATGCCCTGATCGATGAGCACGGCATGCTCTGCGGTCGTGGCGCAGCGGACATGAAAGGCAGTCTGGCGGCGATGGTGGTGGCGTGCGAGCGTTTCGTCAGCGATTACCCTGACCACAAGGGTTCGGTGGCTTTCCTGATCACCAGCGACGAAGAAGGTCCGGCACACCATGGCACCAAGGCCGTGGTTGAACGTCTGGCGGCGCGCAAGGAGCGTCTGGACTGGTGCATCGTCGGCGAACCGTCGAGCACCACACTGGTAGGCGATGTGGTGAAAAACGGACGTCGCGGCTCCCTGGGCGCCAAACTCACCGTGCGTGGCATTCAGGGCCATGTGGCCTATCCGCATCTGGCGAAGAACCCGATTCATCTGGCTGCTCCGGCGCTGGCCGAACTGGCCGCCGAGCACTGGGACGATGGCAATGCCTTTTTCCCGCCGACCAGCTTCCAGATATCCAACCTCAATTCGGGCACTGGCGCGACCAACGTGATCCCCGGTGATCTGGTGGCGGTGTTCAACTTCCGCTTCTCGACCGAATCCACCGTCGAAGGCCTGCAACAGCGTGTCGCCGCGATCCTCGACAAGCACGATCTGGACTGGCACGTGGACTGGGCGCTATCGGGCCTGCCGTTCCTGACCGAACCCGGCGCCCTGCTGGATGCGGTTTCAGACAGCATCAGGAAAGTCACCGGCCGTGAAACCAAGGCGTCCACCAGTGGCGGCACGTCGGATGGCCGTTTCATTGCAACCCTGGGCACTCAAGTGGTTGAACTGGGGCCGGTCAACGCGACCATCCACCAGGTCAACGAGCGCATCCTGGCCAGCGATCTCGATGTCCTGACCGAGATCTACTACCAGACCATGGTCAAGTTGCTCGCCTGA
- a CDS encoding DHA2 family efflux MFS transporter permease subunit, translated as MQSEKLQNGCMFMSSTRLNPPPLEQVAFQEKRWQALAVICLATLMIVLDTTIVNVALPSIKLDLGFDDVSLAWVINVYLLTFGGFLLLGGRLGDLYGQRVIFVWGASLFTLASLACGIATTQETLIAARALQGFGGALLTSTALSLIIRLFTAPTERAKAIGAYSFVCTGGGSIGVLLGGILTDLYEWYAIFLINLPIGVLVLALSRRLLPPAGITEKGALDIAGAITIIAALILAVYAIMNGNHIGWTSITTVSQLALATLLLIAFIGIELRTKVPLIPVRLFRSRNLTTANFIGMLWATSMFAWFFLCALYLQQVLGYSPLEVGLAFLPANLVMALCSLLLSSRLIIRYGVRLPLVLGLGLAAAGLFLLARAPVDGNFLLDILPGMLLIGVGAGMGFNPILVAAMSDAKTGEEGIASGIVNTSFMMGGALGLAIISSMASHYSERLTEAGHTALEALSGGYGAAFLLGGLLALVASLSGAIFLRK; from the coding sequence GTGCAATCAGAAAAACTACAAAACGGATGTATGTTCATGAGTTCTACCCGCCTCAACCCACCTCCCTTGGAGCAAGTTGCCTTTCAGGAAAAGCGCTGGCAAGCGTTAGCCGTTATCTGTCTGGCAACCCTGATGATCGTGCTGGATACAACGATCGTGAATGTTGCACTTCCCTCTATCAAGCTTGATCTGGGCTTTGATGACGTCTCGCTGGCCTGGGTTATCAATGTGTATCTGCTGACCTTTGGCGGGTTCCTGCTGCTGGGCGGACGCCTTGGAGACCTGTACGGGCAGCGGGTGATTTTCGTCTGGGGCGCGAGCCTGTTTACCCTTGCATCACTGGCTTGCGGTATCGCAACGACTCAAGAGACGCTTATCGCAGCCCGCGCACTTCAAGGCTTTGGCGGTGCACTGCTGACCTCGACGGCGCTGTCGCTCATCATTCGCCTGTTCACGGCCCCGACAGAGCGTGCAAAAGCCATTGGGGCCTACAGCTTCGTGTGCACGGGTGGTGGCAGCATCGGTGTACTGCTCGGTGGCATCCTGACCGACCTCTATGAGTGGTATGCGATTTTCCTGATCAATCTGCCGATAGGCGTTCTTGTTCTCGCGCTGAGTCGGCGCTTGCTGCCACCTGCCGGAATAACAGAAAAAGGCGCTCTGGACATAGCAGGTGCCATTACGATCATTGCAGCGTTGATACTGGCTGTTTATGCAATCATGAATGGCAATCATATCGGCTGGACCTCTATAACAACAGTAAGCCAACTGGCCTTGGCAACTCTATTGCTCATTGCATTTATCGGGATAGAACTTCGTACGAAAGTTCCTTTGATCCCTGTACGCCTTTTCCGCTCAAGAAATCTGACAACGGCAAACTTCATCGGAATGCTTTGGGCAACTTCAATGTTCGCCTGGTTTTTTCTTTGTGCCCTTTATCTTCAACAAGTACTGGGCTACTCACCACTTGAAGTCGGCCTGGCGTTTCTTCCGGCCAATCTGGTGATGGCCCTGTGTTCATTGCTCCTGTCTTCGAGGCTCATCATTCGCTACGGCGTCAGACTGCCGCTGGTTCTTGGGCTGGGGCTCGCCGCCGCAGGTCTTTTCCTGCTGGCCAGGGCACCCGTCGATGGCAATTTCCTGCTGGATATCCTGCCTGGGATGCTGCTGATCGGCGTGGGTGCCGGCATGGGCTTCAACCCGATACTGGTGGCCGCCATGAGCGATGCAAAAACCGGCGAAGAAGGTATCGCTTCGGGCATCGTCAATACCTCGTTCATGATGGGAGGCGCGCTGGGTCTGGCGATTATCAGCAGCATGGCTTCGCATTACAGCGAACGACTCACAGAAGCAGGCCACACCGCACTTGAAGCCTTGAGCGGCGGTTATGGCGCGGCGTTCCTGCTCGGCGGCCTGCTGGCGCTTGTGGCATCACTGAGCGGGGCAATATTCCTGCGCAAATGA
- the tcdA gene encoding tRNA cyclic N6-threonylcarbamoyladenosine(37) synthase TcdA yields MSTEDPRFAGIARLYGIEGLERLRAAHVAVVGIGGVGSWAAEAMARCGVGEISLFDMDDVCVSNSNRQLHALDSTVGRPKVEVMAERIKAINPACTVHPVSDFVTRDTMADYITPDLDFVIDCIDSVNAKAALISWCKRRKIQIVTTGGAGGQIDPTQIQIGDLNRTFNDPLASKVRSTLRREYGFSRTPNRHYSVPCVFSSEQLRYPKPDGGICLQKRFVGDGVKLDCAGGFGAVMMVTATFGMVAATRAIDKLVAGTRRPSERARPVEAPSTQA; encoded by the coding sequence ATGAGCACAGAAGATCCACGGTTCGCAGGCATCGCCCGTTTGTACGGCATCGAGGGGCTGGAGCGCTTGCGTGCAGCTCATGTGGCCGTGGTCGGTATCGGCGGCGTGGGTTCGTGGGCGGCCGAGGCCATGGCGCGCTGCGGTGTGGGCGAGATTTCCCTGTTCGATATGGATGACGTCTGCGTCAGCAACAGCAATCGCCAGTTGCATGCGCTGGACAGCACGGTAGGGCGGCCCAAGGTCGAGGTCATGGCCGAGCGCATAAAGGCCATCAACCCGGCGTGTACGGTGCATCCGGTCAGCGACTTCGTGACCCGCGACACCATGGCGGATTACATCACCCCGGACCTGGACTTCGTGATCGACTGCATCGACAGCGTCAATGCCAAGGCAGCGCTGATTTCATGGTGCAAGCGACGCAAGATCCAGATCGTGACCACCGGCGGCGCGGGTGGTCAGATCGATCCGACCCAGATTCAGATCGGCGACCTCAACCGCACCTTCAACGATCCTTTGGCTTCCAAAGTGCGTTCGACCCTGCGCCGCGAATACGGTTTTTCCCGTACGCCCAACCGTCATTACAGCGTGCCCTGTGTGTTTTCCAGCGAGCAGTTGCGCTATCCCAAGCCCGATGGCGGCATTTGTCTGCAGAAGCGTTTCGTGGGTGATGGCGTCAAGCTCGACTGCGCTGGCGGTTTCGGTGCGGTGATGATGGTGACGGCAACGTTCGGCATGGTCGCGGCCACCCGGGCCATCGACAAGCTGGTGGCGGGTACACGACGCCCGTCAGAACGAGCCAGACCGGTCGAGGCCCCGTCGACTCAGGCGTGA
- a CDS encoding SufE family protein: MTLTTDAQTALDTFIQLKGWEQRARLLMQWGDRLPALSDDEKSEEHRVHGCESKVWLLGTVKDGRWQFRAASDARLIRGLVALLLERVNGLSEQELLEVDLPDWFNQLGLSRQLSPSRSNGLNAVLQRMRQLAHA; encoded by the coding sequence ATGACGCTGACCACTGACGCACAAACCGCACTGGACACCTTCATCCAGCTTAAGGGCTGGGAGCAACGCGCTCGCCTGCTGATGCAATGGGGCGACCGGCTACCGGCACTGAGCGACGACGAAAAATCCGAAGAGCATCGTGTGCACGGCTGTGAAAGCAAGGTCTGGCTACTGGGCACAGTGAAGGATGGACGCTGGCAGTTTCGTGCTGCCAGCGATGCCCGCCTGATTCGCGGTCTGGTGGCGCTGCTGCTGGAGCGGGTCAATGGCCTGTCGGAGCAGGAGTTGCTGGAGGTGGACCTGCCCGACTGGTTCAACCAACTGGGCCTGAGTCGCCAACTGTCACCGTCACGCAGCAACGGACTCAATGCCGTGCTGCAAAGGATGCGTCAATTGGCTCACGCCTGA
- a CDS encoding aminotransferase class V-fold PLP-dependent enzyme, with product MPLTSPWRADFPAIDALQRQGQTYLDSAATTQKPQALIDALTHYYANGAANVHRAQHLPGAHATQAFEDSRNKVAHWLNAHESGQIIFTHGATSALNLLAYGLEQEFAPGDEIVISALEHHANLLPWQQLAQRRDLKLVVLPLDSHGLIDLNAATALIGPRTRLLAVSQLSNVLGTWQPLPRLFELARAQGALTVVDGAQGVVHGRHGVQALGCDFYVFSSHKLYGPDGLGVLYASNTALPRLKHWQYGGEMVLDADYQQASFRPAPLGFEAGTPPIASVIGLGATLDYLDSLDQQAVAEHEARLHQRLLEGLQQREGIRVLGSPELALVSFVVDGVHNADLAHLLTEQGIAVRAGHHCAMPLLKSLGLQGAIRVSLGLYNDSDDLLRFFSALDQALELLR from the coding sequence ATGCCCCTCACTTCTCCATGGCGCGCTGACTTTCCTGCCATCGACGCCCTTCAGCGCCAAGGCCAGACCTATCTGGACAGCGCCGCAACCACGCAAAAACCTCAGGCATTGATCGATGCCCTGACCCATTACTACGCAAACGGTGCCGCCAATGTGCATCGTGCGCAGCATTTACCCGGCGCCCATGCCACCCAGGCATTCGAGGACAGCCGCAACAAGGTCGCTCACTGGCTGAATGCCCATGAATCCGGCCAGATCATTTTTACCCACGGCGCGACCTCGGCACTCAATCTGCTGGCCTATGGTCTGGAGCAGGAATTCGCTCCCGGCGACGAGATCGTCATCAGCGCGCTTGAGCACCACGCGAACCTGTTGCCCTGGCAACAACTGGCCCAGCGTCGCGACCTGAAACTGGTGGTCCTGCCTCTCGACAGCCATGGCCTGATCGATCTGAATGCAGCCACTGCACTGATCGGTCCGCGCACTCGCCTGCTGGCAGTCAGTCAGCTTTCCAACGTACTCGGCACCTGGCAGCCCTTGCCTCGCCTGTTCGAACTGGCCAGGGCGCAAGGCGCACTGACAGTGGTGGATGGCGCCCAGGGCGTGGTCCATGGCCGACATGGCGTGCAGGCACTGGGCTGTGATTTCTATGTGTTTTCCAGCCATAAGCTCTACGGCCCGGACGGGCTCGGCGTGCTGTATGCCAGCAACACCGCCCTGCCGCGCCTGAAGCACTGGCAATACGGCGGCGAAATGGTGCTCGACGCTGATTATCAGCAGGCCAGTTTCCGCCCCGCGCCCCTGGGCTTCGAGGCCGGTACGCCGCCGATTGCCAGCGTGATCGGCCTGGGCGCGACCCTGGATTATCTCGACAGCCTGGATCAGCAGGCCGTGGCCGAGCACGAAGCCCGGCTGCACCAGCGTCTGCTGGAGGGTCTGCAACAACGTGAAGGCATTCGCGTGCTGGGCTCGCCCGAGCTGGCGCTGGTCAGTTTCGTGGTCGATGGCGTGCATAACGCCGACCTGGCTCATCTGCTGACCGAACAGGGGATTGCCGTACGTGCCGGCCATCATTGCGCGATGCCGCTGCTCAAGAGTCTGGGGCTGCAAGGAGCAATCCGGGTATCACTTGGCCTGTATAACGATTCGGATGACTTGCTGCGCTTTTTCAGCGCTCTGGATCAGGCTCTGGAGTTGTTGCGATGA
- the dapD gene encoding 2,3,4,5-tetrahydropyridine-2,6-dicarboxylate N-succinyltransferase, whose amino-acid sequence MSTTLFSLAFGVGTQNRQGAWLEVFYAQPLINPSAELIAAVAPILGYTAGNQAITFNTDQASKLADAVKNVDATQAALLTRLAESHKPLVATLLAEDAPLTSTPEAYLKLHLLSHRLAKPHGLNLGGIFPLLPNVAWTSQGAVDLAELAERQLEARLKGELLEVFSVDKFPKMTDYVVPSGVRIADSARVRLGAYIGEGTTVMHEGFVNFNGGTEGPGMIEGRVSAGVFVGKGSDLGGGCSTMGTLSGGGNIVIKVGEGCLIGANAGIGIPLGDRNTVEAGLYITAGTKVALLDENNELVKVVKARDLAGQTDLLFRRNSQTGAVECKTHKSAIELNEALHAHN is encoded by the coding sequence ATGTCTACTACCCTGTTCAGCCTGGCCTTCGGTGTCGGCACTCAAAACCGTCAAGGCGCCTGGCTGGAAGTCTTTTACGCACAGCCGCTGATCAACCCGTCTGCCGAACTGATTGCCGCTGTGGCTCCGATTCTGGGCTACACCGCTGGCAACCAGGCCATTACGTTCAACACCGACCAGGCCTCGAAACTGGCCGATGCGGTCAAAAACGTCGATGCCACTCAGGCTGCCCTGCTGACCCGTCTGGCAGAGAGCCACAAGCCGCTGGTCGCCACCCTGCTGGCAGAAGACGCGCCCCTGACTTCTACACCAGAGGCCTACCTCAAGCTGCATCTGCTGTCACATCGTCTGGCCAAGCCGCACGGCCTGAACCTGGGCGGCATCTTCCCTCTGCTGCCAAACGTGGCGTGGACCAGCCAGGGTGCCGTGGATCTGGCCGAACTGGCCGAGCGTCAACTCGAAGCGCGCCTCAAGGGCGAGCTGCTGGAAGTCTTCTCGGTAGACAAGTTCCCGAAAATGACCGACTACGTGGTGCCGAGCGGCGTGCGTATCGCTGACAGTGCCCGTGTTCGCCTGGGTGCCTACATTGGCGAAGGCACTACCGTCATGCACGAAGGTTTCGTCAACTTCAACGGCGGCACCGAAGGCCCGGGCATGATCGAAGGCCGTGTCTCGGCTGGCGTTTTCGTCGGCAAGGGCTCGGACCTGGGCGGCGGCTGCTCGACCATGGGCACCCTGTCCGGTGGCGGCAACATCGTCATCAAGGTCGGCGAAGGCTGCCTGATCGGCGCCAACGCCGGTATCGGCATTCCGTTGGGCGACCGCAACACCGTCGAAGCAGGCCTGTACATCACTGCTGGCACTAAAGTCGCCCTGCTCGATGAAAACAACGAGCTGGTCAAAGTCGTCAAGGCTCGCGATCTGGCAGGCCAGACCGACCTGCTGTTCCGTCGCAACTCGCAGACCGGCGCCGTGGAATGCAAGACCCACAAGTCGGCCATTGAGCTGAACGAAGCACTGCACGCTCATAACTGA
- a CDS encoding ArsC family reductase, whose protein sequence is MTYTLYGIKACDTMKKARTWLDEHAVSYEFHDYKALGIDREHLTQWCDEHGWQVVLNRAGTTFRKLDDGQKADLDQAKAIELMLAQPSMIKRPVLDLGDKTLIGFKPDLYATAIA, encoded by the coding sequence ATGACTTACACTCTATACGGCATCAAAGCCTGCGACACGATGAAAAAAGCTCGTACCTGGCTCGATGAACATGCTGTGAGCTACGAGTTTCATGATTACAAGGCACTTGGCATTGACCGTGAGCACCTGACGCAGTGGTGCGATGAACATGGCTGGCAAGTGGTGCTGAACCGCGCGGGGACGACCTTTCGCAAGCTCGATGACGGACAGAAGGCCGATCTCGATCAGGCCAAGGCAATCGAACTGATGCTCGCGCAGCCGTCGATGATCAAGCGCCCGGTGCTGGATCTTGGCGATAAAACCCTGATTGGTTTCAAACCCGACCTGTATGCAACGGCCATCGCCTGA
- a CDS encoding DEAD/DEAH box helicase, with translation MEAKPLIDRLVVDVHESSYFQRLFNKAQLAKDTFTFDQDATLLTAKELTHLLRFADILSSSKSEFDRNLAYRIVGNVHEVNTRGARSKTYANAIVNKLGLWPSLGLLRKQKELDSALPLDRRIESHVKKSAQKVPGTEAFFTDKQFELFKKLTESKNFSFAAPTSMGKSFVILEMIRKMIANTPKSDIVVLVPTRALIAQVFSDIKEKLGADLERNDFQVATSSYALSELNSDPDSNFVFILTPERLLSLINSSQTYAFGYLFVDEAQKLSSQKDHRSIITYQAIEQAIERNKGLHIYFSSPNVSNPESFLELFGRNKKNTFKSKEGATSQHLYFVNLLDRSIFQYHQGVSSSLPSHLLNQYQTAHDLFFRVGGQSPKIIYGGSVEKTLTRARSFKKYLSKGKATPVSQVIREASQQVREYIHPDYELASMLEMGIAFHFGGLPQAIRTLIESLFRDGEIRYLFCTPTLLEGVNLPAKTIFVMSSKKGTPNLEPIDFWNLAGRAGRLAKEFSGNIVCIKDENDQWNNLNILTEKSREITLTPTVLPKNRKEIENVLATFDSSAPSPSLSSKISDILRVDSIRSNLGYDSYLYNIYKDETDGRSAKLAAESVANITIPISIARSNQYIDLDTQNSAFKILKASSGSLKLSQWPTMDEIDQKLHFIFDIYNFEENEKKLKRGSIVYFRRLIHRWIMGDSLSSLISNTLATQKTVWYRREKVSLDTKNPEHISAVVNNLIANIEHDLRFVFENYLGHYYQCLQEIYGDDAGANWAQFIEFGTNDKDIAAMQVMGLARHTAVFLKRRYGSGLSVSGGKIRGVNFHALLEKISRSSIYYTDIRSMALG, from the coding sequence ATGGAAGCAAAACCTCTAATAGATAGACTTGTGGTTGATGTGCATGAAAGCAGTTATTTCCAGAGGCTTTTTAACAAAGCTCAGCTCGCGAAAGACACATTTACCTTTGACCAAGACGCGACACTGCTGACAGCAAAGGAGCTTACCCACTTGCTACGTTTCGCCGACATACTCTCATCATCTAAGAGTGAGTTCGATCGAAATTTAGCCTATAGGATCGTTGGCAACGTTCACGAGGTGAATACTCGGGGCGCTCGCAGCAAGACCTATGCAAACGCAATAGTCAACAAGCTTGGATTATGGCCAAGCTTAGGTCTTTTAAGAAAGCAAAAAGAACTTGATAGCGCGCTCCCATTGGATAGACGGATCGAGTCCCACGTAAAAAAATCAGCTCAAAAGGTTCCGGGGACAGAGGCTTTTTTTACCGACAAGCAGTTTGAACTGTTCAAAAAATTGACTGAAAGTAAAAACTTCAGCTTTGCAGCCCCAACTTCAATGGGGAAATCTTTTGTCATTCTAGAAATGATAAGAAAAATGATTGCAAACACTCCAAAATCAGACATTGTGGTTCTAGTGCCCACACGTGCGCTCATCGCTCAGGTCTTTAGCGATATAAAGGAAAAACTTGGCGCGGATCTAGAGAGAAACGACTTCCAGGTTGCAACCAGCTCTTATGCACTATCAGAACTCAATAGCGATCCCGATTCAAATTTTGTTTTTATACTTACACCAGAGCGCCTATTAAGTCTGATCAATAGCTCGCAAACCTATGCTTTCGGATATCTCTTCGTTGATGAAGCACAAAAGCTTTCATCCCAAAAAGACCATAGAAGTATTATTACTTATCAAGCGATAGAGCAGGCAATTGAAAGAAACAAAGGACTACATATATACTTCTCATCCCCAAATGTATCCAATCCAGAAAGCTTTTTGGAGTTATTCGGGCGAAACAAGAAAAACACATTTAAATCAAAAGAAGGTGCTACCAGCCAGCATCTATATTTTGTAAACTTGCTAGATCGAAGTATCTTTCAATACCACCAAGGTGTAAGTTCTTCTCTTCCTAGTCATTTACTTAACCAATACCAAACTGCTCATGATTTGTTTTTCCGAGTAGGCGGGCAGTCGCCAAAAATCATCTACGGTGGTTCCGTAGAAAAGACACTGACTCGCGCAAGATCCTTTAAAAAATACCTTTCTAAAGGTAAGGCCACACCTGTTTCTCAAGTAATCAGAGAGGCTAGCCAGCAAGTCAGAGAATACATCCATCCGGATTATGAATTAGCAAGTATGCTTGAGATGGGAATTGCGTTCCACTTTGGGGGATTACCGCAAGCGATCAGAACCCTTATCGAATCACTTTTCAGAGATGGAGAGATCCGTTACTTATTTTGCACACCGACATTACTGGAAGGTGTAAACTTACCTGCTAAAACAATATTTGTTATGTCTAGCAAAAAAGGCACTCCGAATTTGGAACCTATTGATTTTTGGAACCTCGCAGGGCGAGCCGGGCGATTGGCTAAGGAGTTTTCGGGAAATATCGTCTGCATAAAAGACGAGAATGACCAATGGAATAATCTAAACATACTTACCGAAAAAAGCAGAGAAATCACGCTTACACCAACCGTACTGCCAAAAAACAGAAAAGAAATTGAGAATGTTCTTGCTACTTTTGACAGTAGCGCTCCCAGCCCCTCTTTATCATCCAAGATTTCCGACATACTTAGAGTCGATAGTATTCGAAGCAACCTAGGTTACGACTCTTACTTGTATAATATCTACAAGGATGAAACCGATGGCCGATCAGCTAAACTAGCAGCCGAATCTGTCGCTAATATAACAATACCGATCAGCATTGCGAGAAGCAATCAATATATTGACCTCGACACCCAGAACTCTGCTTTTAAAATACTCAAAGCATCCAGTGGGTCGCTGAAGCTCTCTCAATGGCCGACAATGGATGAAATAGATCAAAAGCTGCACTTTATCTTCGACATATATAATTTCGAAGAGAATGAAAAAAAACTCAAACGCGGCAGCATCGTGTACTTTAGGCGACTGATTCACCGCTGGATAATGGGAGATTCACTAAGCTCTCTGATTTCTAACACTCTTGCCACCCAAAAGACAGTTTGGTATAGGCGAGAGAAAGTTTCACTTGACACGAAGAATCCAGAACACATCAGCGCTGTCGTAAACAACCTCATAGCTAATATAGAGCACGATCTCAGGTTCGTCTTTGAAAACTATCTCGGTCACTACTATCAGTGTTTGCAAGAGATATACGGGGATGACGCGGGTGCAAACTGGGCTCAGTTCATAGAATTTGGAACAAATGACAAAGACATTGCTGCCATGCAAGTCATGGGGCTTGCAAGGCATACCGCCGTTTTTCTAAAAAGGCGTTATGGTTCTGGCCTGTCTGTTTCCGGAGGAAAAATACGCGGTGTAAATTTTCATGCGCTACTTGAAAAAATCTCCCGGTCAAGCATCTACTACACCGATATTCGCTCTATGGCGTTAGGATGA
- a CDS encoding HamA C-terminal domain-containing protein: MTLGVKVSPKFLKMFSHLGKKQCSQGISVLDVFILDIRSNRFIYENLVNELYDIIITYALSNSRLSEYEGSYGGKAFVEARSKLRDYVQNDGELGEILLYSFLESHLQAPKLLSKLEIKTSANDYVKGADGVHLLSLSDNDHKIVFGESKMRKQLLDGISDAFRSIKKFAEGKLAFETTLIDSQLIKTSVTQDEYLALKKILLPTEGNDDMNTDYSFGAFIGYEVAVSNEEKKLPNREYRDLLYERVKQQALDAFENVLNAIDRHELHGYNFYIYIVPFTEIDETRKLLLKRIVEA; encoded by the coding sequence ATGACTTTGGGCGTAAAAGTGAGTCCAAAATTTCTCAAAATGTTTAGTCATTTGGGAAAAAAACAATGCAGCCAAGGCATCAGTGTCCTAGACGTATTCATCTTAGATATCAGAAGCAATAGATTTATCTATGAGAATTTGGTGAACGAACTCTATGACATAATTATCACCTATGCACTATCAAACTCACGACTTAGCGAATACGAGGGGAGCTATGGTGGCAAAGCGTTCGTCGAGGCAAGAAGCAAGCTGCGTGATTATGTACAAAATGACGGTGAACTAGGGGAAATTCTACTTTATTCCTTTCTAGAGTCTCATTTACAGGCACCAAAACTCCTGTCGAAGTTGGAGATCAAAACCTCAGCTAACGATTACGTGAAAGGTGCCGATGGAGTACACCTCCTCAGCCTATCCGACAACGATCATAAAATCGTTTTCGGCGAATCCAAGATGCGCAAGCAACTTCTCGATGGGATATCCGACGCGTTCCGGTCGATCAAAAAATTTGCAGAAGGCAAGCTTGCCTTTGAAACAACTCTCATAGACTCTCAGCTAATCAAGACCTCCGTCACTCAGGACGAATATTTAGCTCTCAAAAAGATTCTCCTCCCAACTGAGGGGAATGATGACATGAATACCGACTACTCATTTGGTGCATTCATTGGGTATGAAGTGGCTGTTAGCAACGAGGAAAAAAAGCTACCTAATCGAGAGTACAGGGACCTGCTGTATGAGCGGGTAAAACAGCAAGCTCTAGATGCATTTGAAAATGTACTCAATGCAATCGATCGGCATGAATTGCACGGCTATAATTTTTACATTTATATAGTGCCCTTCACTGAAATAGACGAAACCAGAAAGCTACTGCTCAAGCGGATAGTCGAGGCCTAG